CTGGAGTAATATCAAAAGCTTGAGCGCGTAAAGGATCGGCAAGCGTTGCGAGTACTAAACGTTCGTCGGGTAATGCTCCCGCGACAATTTGACTTAACCACGTTGTTTGCATAACTTAACGATTTTTTGTTGGGCAATAGGTAATGGGTGATAAGTGAATTTCGTTTTTATGACCAATTACCAGCCCTATTTAAGAACCAAGTTTAAACGCTTCTAAGAACAGACTATAAGTTAGACCGATTTTGCCAGCATTGAGTGCTTCTAGCCACAGTGCGCGCTGTTTGCGCCAAGTACGACTGTAATAAATTCGGTCAACAATTTCACTCCACGCAACTATAACGCCTGCACCAATAATGTCCCAATCAGCTGCTTGTCCTGCAATCGTTGAAATTGCCGAGCCAAGAAAAAAGCCAAACAATAAACTAATAATTAGTAGAGATAGCTTTCGCCAAGGATTGAAAAACCATCTTCCTAGTTGTCCGGCAATAGAATTAAACAGATCGTTAAGACGAGTATTTTGCATCTTCAGTAAATGCTCAAAATAAGCTGCTAGCGGGCTTTAAGCCTGTTTCAATGGTAATAGGAGGAGGATTATCTACCGCGTATAGATACAGAATACAGCCTGTCAATCTTTTCAGCCTTAAAAATTATGAATATGAAATCGTTGGTGCATCCTGCGGTTATTGTTGCTTCAGTATTGGGAATTTTGGGGTTAGTGTGGTTCTTGCTACAGTTTAGCGTCACAATTGAGATTGAACCGGAACCGTCACCCGTTGGAACAATTCCCGCAACGCGATCGCCTACTCCGACTCCCACAACTTCAACCGAAGAACAAGCTACTGCACCCACCCCGAATTTGACCGAAACGAGTCCAGGGGCTTTGCGCATGAGTAACCAAACCGATCAGCCCGTGCGCGTAGCACTACTTGCGAAGCGATCGCCCAACGCCTACCGCGAAGCACCCGCGCATTGGGATTTTGCTCCTTATGAAGGCAGTAGCGGAGGGTTAATTTTATCTCTACCAGAGGGTAATCTCACATTAACTAAAGGAGATATTATCGTCGCCTTCGCGCA
The Chroococcidiopsis sp. TS-821 genome window above contains:
- a CDS encoding DUF565 domain-containing protein, with protein sequence MQNTRLNDLFNSIAGQLGRWFFNPWRKLSLLIISLLFGFFLGSAISTIAGQAADWDIIGAGVIVAWSEIVDRIYYSRTWRKQRALWLEALNAGKIGLTYSLFLEAFKLGS